A window from Athalia rosae chromosome 5, iyAthRosa1.1, whole genome shotgun sequence encodes these proteins:
- the LOC105685899 gene encoding palmitoyltransferase Hip14: MYALQMQTACQGEGSGEPEDPSSSQQEPTRPAVQDCSAYDIVRATQYGALERVTELVEAGANVNQPDSETVTLLHWASINNRKEIVKYLIANGAIVDAVGGELASTPLHWATRQGHLPTVVLLMRAGADPSLRDSEGFSCIHLAAQFGHTAIVAYLVAKGVNPNMPDRSAMTPLMWSAYKVNSLDPTRLLLTLGASHSLTDNLHGNTALHWAIIAKNNTAISTLVHNGASLDVPNFQNETPQSLLSPHIGAVWLGHKISQEIKEKQGRARAWCRDKRLRWYCMVSTPFIVFYIIGLVLQSGFDYLAKLGAFLTIYIAVYLANHFLFDERLFHILPMSIYLATKIWIYITWIFWLGVHAAWYLWLMLVVGSVPLWTCFLQSWRGNPGVITATQEDKLNTIVELAESGGFEPQWFCSSCLVRRPMRSKHCSSCDRCVARFDHHCPWVNNCIGANNHKYFLGFLASLLGLCIVVLSASVQYWQFECWTNLTNGHSPDNYLAAAATCDPWVAWVSANTALHSFWVGTLLACQCYQIMVLGMTTNERMNAGRYKHFKQGNPFHRGAIQNAADFCGVSFCGVKAKPSSDWLHSFELKQSIEKLPLLAAKDNYQYV; this comes from the exons ATGTACGCCCTTCAAATGCAAACTGCCTGCCAGGGCGAAGGCAGCGGCGAACCAGAAGATCCTAGCAGTAGTCAGCAAGAGCCGACTAGACCTGCAGTTCAAGATTGTAGTGCGTATGACATTGTCCGGGCCACGCAG TATGGCGCTCTTGAACGAGTTACTGAGTTAGTAGAAGCTGGAGCAAATGTAAATCAGCCAGATTCGGAGACAGTCACACTGCTGCATTGGGCTTCAATCAATAATCGCAAAGAGATAGTAAAATATCTTATAGCTAATGGAGCAATTGTTGATGCTGTGGGTGGAGAACTAGCCTCCACTCCACTACATTGGGCAACGAG gcAAGGTCATTTACCAACGGTTGTATTATTGATGAGGGCAGGAGCTGATCCCTCTTTAAGGGACTCTGAAGGGTTTTCATGTATCCATTTGGCTGCTCAGTTTGGTCATACAGCTATTGTAGCATATCTAGTCGCAAAAGGAGTGAATCCGAATATGCCTGATAGAAGCGCCATGACACCTCTGATGTGGAGTGCTTACAAAGTTAACAG TCTAGATCCAACCCGTTTGCTATTAACCTTGGGTGCGTCACATTCACTCACAGACAATCTCCATGGTAATACAGCCTTGCATTGGGCGATAATAGCAAAAAACAATACGGCAATATCGACTCTAGTGCACAATGGAGCATCCCTTGATGTTCCCAACTTTCAAAATGAAACGCCTCAAAGCTTGTTGAGTCCGCATATCGGAGCCGTTTGGCTTGGTCACAAAATCAGTCAAGAAATCAAAGAGAAGCAAGGACGTGCAAGAGCATGGTGTAGGGATAAG AGATTGAGATGGTACTGTATGGTTAGCACTCCATTCATCGTTTTTTATATTATCGGATTAGTCTTACAAAGTGGATTCGACTATTTAGCAAAACTGGGTGCCTTTCTCACCATCTACATAGCCGTCTACCTAGCAAATCACTTTCTGTTCGATGAACGactttttcacattttaccAATGTCCATCTATCTTGCAACGAAG ATCTGGATATACATAACATGGATATTTTGGTTGGGAGTACATGCAGCCTGGTACTTGTGGCTGATGCTTGTTGTTGGATCTGTTCCTTTGTGGACATGCTTTTTACAATCATGGAGGGGGAACCCAGGCGTGATTACAGCTACGCAAGAAGATAAATTGAAT ACAATTGTTGAGCTAGCAGAATCTGGTGGTTTCGAACCACAATGGTTTTGTAGCAGCTGCTTAGTCAGAAGACCGATGCGTTCAAAGCACTGTTCTTCATGTGATCGCTGCGTTGCTCGATTCGATCACCATTGTCCCTGGGTGAACAATTGCATTG GTGCAAACAACCACAAATATTTCCTTGGATTCTTGGCATCTCTATTAGGTCTATGTATCGTAGTATTATCAGCCAGTGTGCAATACTGGCAGTTTGAGTGCTGGACAAATTTGACCAATGGTCATAGCCCAGATAACTACttggcagcggcagcaacatGTGACCCATGGGTAGCTTGGGTATCTGCAAATACAGCACTTCATTCCTTTTGGGTGGGAACGTTATTGGCTTGCCAGTGTTATCAG ATTATGGTGCTCGGCATGACAACGAATGAACGTATGAATGCAGGCCGATACAAGCATTTCAAACAAGGTAATCCATTTCATAGAGGCGCAATACAAAATGCTGCTGATTTTTGCGGCGTAAGTTTCTGTGGGGTAAAAGCAAAGCCCAGCTCAGATTGGTTACACAGCTTTGAATTGAAGCAGAGTATAGAAAAATTGCCGTTGCTTGCGGCAAAAGATAATTATCAATATGTGTAA
- the LOC105685902 gene encoding polyprenol reductase: MNLIKLIFTFNAITVTLMCIIVKIAEPYLPLAITNLIKYGRYAAKGKSSIVPEIEVPKRWFKHFYEFGAPLSSYVLFIALWTYLGIGSVPNHLQQILDILLGANRKVLVAPEHTILALFLITIQCWKRFYETHYVCIFSSGKISLGHYLLGYLHYIGTLVSVVGESQGFFKESEFTMNWDRLTYLHYCCSVIFLWASYKQLSCNIILANLRRNKKGEVITFEHKLPKGGLFDYISSPLQSTEILMYFMLMLILWNSSTYHYIFAWVLMNQIVTGLLGHWWYVETFEDYPKEKKALVPGIL; encoded by the exons ATGAACTTgatcaaattaattttcacattcaatGCAATTACTGTTACATTAATGTGCATTATAGTTAAGATAGCAGAACCATATCTACCACTAGCAATTACAAACCTGATCAAATATGGTAGGTATGCTGCCAAAGGAAAAAGCTCAATAGTTCCTGAAATTGAAGTTCCTAAAAG GTGGTTTAAGCATTTTTATGAATTTGGGGCTCCCTTATCATCTTATGTGCTGTTTATTGCGTTATGGACCTACTTAGGTATAGGCAGTGTACCAAATCATCTGCAGCAAATTTTGGATATCCTTTTGGGAGCAAACAGGAAAGTATTGG TTGCACCGGAGCACACAATATTAGCTTTATTCCTGATAACAATCCAGTGTTGGAAACGTTTTTATGAAACACATTACGTCTGCATCTTCAGTAGTGGAAAGATTAGTCTAGGACACTACCTCCTGGGTTATTTGCATTATATCGGTACTCTTGTGTCTGTGGTTGGAGAGTCGCAAGGATTTTTCAAAG AATCGGAATTCACTATGAACTGGGATAGGTTGACATATCTTCACTATTGCTGTTCTGTTATATTTTTGTGGGCATCATACAAACAGCTTAGCTGTAATATAATTCTTGCAAATCTgcgtagaaataaaaagggtGAAGTCATTACTTTCGAGCACAAACTACCTAAGGGTGGTCTGTTTGATTATATTTCTTCTCCACTGCAATCAACTGaaattttgatgtattttatgCTTATGCTTATCCTATGGAATAGCTCAACATATCATTACATATTTGCTTGGGTGCTCATGAACCAG ATTGTAACTGGTCTGCTTGGACATTGGTGGTACGTTGAAACATTCGAAGATTAtccaaaagagaagaaagctTTGGTACCTGGGATATTGTGA
- the LOC105685842 gene encoding uncharacterized protein LOC105685842 has protein sequence MAVEDECHCSDTSEPSNLTSVHTDMSSIMNYPELNKNGVTLIEKCLCRSVQCPPPDNALTRPVREVSPQRYQADYQAPLQNYPNSELSTQPVVQNRQTPVACHCPYTYKTNGHNVPKQEQDLAQAQQPLKERTNFKWPRRQSPKLGDKTFQVKVKKNQYQNYPKSYVCCEMSEGIPKKQKRDLEKLRAPGHNVEDGSEKIDIYYFDHGNSAYYRTTDAPPILATEKCAERTDYIATRFWAEIFGTIHIGIAFVTAFILQLIRFLLFSIVRPLTVGIVQLIADYFIKPALSILFNALIQPVLILLYNIATSFRDLCEPVAEGIGFFLREIAQLFRAFRIVEVNNSTTKNCS, from the exons ATGGCCGTCGAAGATGAATGCCATTGCTCTGATACCTCTGAACCATCCAACCTGACTTCCGTACACACAGATATGAGTTCAATTATGAACTACCCTGAATTGAATAAGAACGGTGTAACACTTATTGAAA aGTGTCTGTGCCGATCTGTCCAATGCCCGCCACCAGATAATGCACTAACACGACCAGTCAGAGAAGTTTCACCCCAAAGATATCAGGCCGATTATCAAGCGCCGTTACAAAATTACCCAAATTCAGAGCTCTCTACTCAACCCGTTGTTCAAAATAGACAAACTCCAGTGGCCTGTCATTGCCCTTACACATATAAGAC CAACGGACATAATGTACCAAAACAGGAGCAAG ATTTAGCGCAAGCACAGCAGCCTCTGAAAGAAAGGACGAATTTCAAATGGCCCCGGAGGCAAAGTCCAAAGCTAGGGGATAAGACGTTTCAAGTAAAAGTtaagaaaaatcaatatcaGAACTATCCAAAG AGCTATGTGTGCTGTGAAATGTCGGAAGGAATacctaaaaaacaaaaacgggaTCTTGAAAAATTACGGGCCCCAGGACACAATGTGGAGGACGGTTCAGAAAAGATAGACATATACTACTTTGATCACGGCAACTCGGC ATATTATCGCACGACTGATGCCCCGCCGATACTGGCAACAGAAAAATGCGCCGAACGAACTGATTACATAGCGACTCGTTTCTGGGCTGAAATATTCGGAACGATTCACATAGGAATCGCTTTTGTAACCGCCTTCATACTACAGCTCAtccgatttcttctctttagtATAGTTAGACCTCTTACCGTGGGAATAGTGCAGCTGATCGCGGATTACTTCATAAAACCAGCTTTATCGATATTATTCAATGCGTTGATACAGCCAGTACTGATACTATTGTACAACATAGCTACCTCTTTCAGAGATCTTTGCGAGCCTGTAGCTGAAGGGATAGGTTTCTTCTTAAGAGAGATAGCTCAGCTATTCAGAGCCTTCAGAATTGTCGAAGTCAACAATTCCACTACTAAGAACTGTTCCTGA